In a single window of the Rhodamnia argentea isolate NSW1041297 chromosome 2, ASM2092103v1, whole genome shotgun sequence genome:
- the LOC115748888 gene encoding cysteine synthase 2: protein MLLLQFFFSFSSAHFGSRNNAAMAPVKATGAVVAAVSLAVLSYLLCSHRSQRWAPPKKKRDGRGKSGLVGAIGNTPLIRINSLSDATGCEILGKCEFLNPGGSVKDRVAVKIIEEALESGKLIRGGVVTEGSAGSTAISLATVAPAYGCKCHVVIPDDVAIEKSQILEALGATVERVRPVSITHKDHYVNIARRRATEANELASKSGIHEQTDGIQLEHVNGYHCHGETLSSSPLRNHKGGFFADQFENLANFRAHYEGTGPEIWEQTGGNIDAFVAAAGTGGTLAGVSRFLQEKNQKVKCFLIDPPGSGLFNKVTRGVMYTKEEAEGRRLKNPFDTVTEGIGINRLTENFKMGNLDGAFRGTDLEAVEMSRFLLKNDGLFLGSSSAMNCVGAVRAAQSIGPGHTIVTILCDNGMRHLSKFYDDEYLDHYALRPRAVGLEFLGINRRTIDKFYP from the exons atgttgttgttgCAGTTCTTTTTTAGCTTTAGCTCGGCTCATTTCGGCAGCCGGAACAACGCCGCGATGGCGCCTGTGAAGGCCACGGGCGCCGTCGTCGCCGCCGTCTCCTTGGCCGTCCTCTCGTACCTGCTGTGCAGCCACCGCTCTCAGAGGTGGGCGCCGCCGAAGAAGAAGCGGGACGGGCGCGGCAAGAGCGGGCTGGTCGGAGCCATCGGAAACACTCCGCTGATCCGAATCAACAGCCTCTCCGACGCCACCGGCTGCGAG ATACTTGGAAAGTGCGAATTCTTAAATCCTGGGGGAAGTGTGAAAGACAGAGTTGCTGTGAAAATTATCGAGGAG GCCTTGGAATCCGGCAAGTTAATAAGAGGAGGGGTGGTCACTGAGGGCAGCGCGGGTAGCACGGCTATTAGCCTCGCCACGGTGGCTCCAGCGTACGGATGCAAATGCCACGTGGTTATCCCGGATGATGTTGCTATTGAAAAG TCTCAAATACTTGAAGCTCTTGGAGCTACTGTGGAGAGGGTGAGGCCAGTGTCAATTACGCATAAAGATCATTATGTCAACATTGCAAGGAGACGAGCAACAGAAGCAAATGAGTTAGCATCGAAATCCGGGATACATGAGCAAACTGACGGTATACAATTAGAGCATGTCAACGGTTACCACTGTCATGGAGAGACGCTTAGTTCAAGTCCATTACGTAATCACAAAGGAGGATTTTTTGCTGACCAGTTCGAAAACCTTGCAAATTTTAGGGCCCACTATGAAGGTACCGGGCCTGAGATATGGGAACAGACAGGTGGCAATATTGATGCGTTTGTAGCGGCAGCAGGCACTGGTGGCACTTTGGCTGGTGTTTCAAGATTTCTCCAG gagaaaaatcagaaggTCAAATGCTTCCTTATAGATCCCCCGGGTTCTGGTCTGTTCAATAAAGTGACGAGGGGAGTAATGTACACAAAGGAGGAGGCTGAAGGGCGAAGGCTGAAGAATCCGTTTGACACTGTAACTGAAGGAATTGGAATTAACAGACTGACAGAGAATTTTAAGATGGGAAATCTCGATGGAGCTTTTCGAGGGACAGATTTGGAGGCCGTTGAGATGTCAAG GTTCCTCTTGAAAAATGACGGGCTCTTTCTGGGGAGTTCTTCGGCCATGAATTGCGTAGGAGCAGTCAGAGCTGCCCAGTCAATAGGCCCAGGTCACACTATAGTGACTATCCTCTGTGACAATGGGATGAGGCATCTAAGCAAGTTCTACGACGATGAATATTTAGATCATTATGCTCTGAGACCTAGAGCAGTAGGCCTGGAGTTTCTAGGTATCAACAGGAGAACTATTGACAAGTTTTATCCCTGA
- the LOC115748855 gene encoding uncharacterized protein LOC115748855: MDHPQTHITPIEQEDDEWDNDGFVIPSLGIAEQDLAGGSAPEVDTPSPSSPKAKKEETIYLGPHGAPPSHSKIQTLNSSGRKQRLKQKLKEADKRVIGSGRENKLENIRELVGGGKASQNMSKGSSRDWLDSHCQESQFEKRCPQ; this comes from the exons ATGGACCACCCTCAAACCCACATCACTCCGATTGAACAAGAAGATGACGAGTGGG ACAATGATGGCTTTGTAATTCCAAGCTTGGGTATAGCTGAACAAGATTTAGCAGGAGGTAGTGCTCCAGAGGTAGATACTCCATCACCTTCTTCTCCAAAG gcaaaaaaggaagagacGATCTACCTGGGACCACACGGCGCCCCTCCATCGCACTCAAAGATACAGACACTGAACTCCTCTGGCCGCAAGCAGCGTCTTAAGCAAAAATTGAAGGAAGCAGATAAGCGAGTCATTGGCTCTGGGAGGGAGAATAAATTAGAGAACATAAGGGAGCTTGTCGGTGGTGGAAAAGCAAGTCAGAACATGTCAAAGGGTTCCTCTAGGGATTGGCTGGATTCACACTGTCAGGAGTCCCAGTTTGAGAAGCGGTGTCCTCAATGA